In Candidatus Obscuribacterales bacterium, the following are encoded in one genomic region:
- a CDS encoding MraY family glycosyltransferase has protein sequence MSPQFYHLAAFIISAVVVLVSTPIVKAIGLKCGQVDLPGGRKVHNQPMVRLGGVSIFLGALIALLTVWSLGGFGILPQDKEYEIWGVTIGGLVFFLIGLADDLFGLPAISRLAMQSIAASGAWYVGVQIEFLTVPFHGLVVLPAWISLPVTVLWLVGMTNAINWIDGLDGLAAGVSGIAAVVMLVASLFMHQPAAALIAAALAGGALGFLRYNFNPAQIFMGDGGAYYMGFTLAGIGVVGLVKSVTTVAVLLPYLILAVPILDMFAVIVDRLRSGNSPFIADKRHLHHRLLEAGLSHRLTVLFIYSLTLWVGSLALAFSNIPSGVAYAIAATVLFAYIGWKAKRHARSRSSS, from the coding sequence ATGTCTCCCCAGTTTTACCATCTCGCTGCATTCATCATTTCGGCTGTTGTTGTGTTGGTTAGCACGCCCATCGTCAAAGCGATCGGGCTGAAATGTGGTCAGGTTGATTTGCCCGGCGGACGCAAAGTTCATAACCAGCCCATGGTGCGCCTTGGCGGCGTCTCGATTTTTCTGGGTGCCCTGATTGCCCTGCTGACGGTGTGGAGCTTGGGCGGATTTGGCATTTTGCCCCAAGACAAAGAGTATGAAATTTGGGGCGTTACCATCGGCGGTCTGGTTTTCTTCCTAATTGGGTTAGCTGATGACCTTTTTGGTCTACCAGCGATATCCCGCCTGGCGATGCAGTCTATCGCGGCCTCCGGAGCTTGGTATGTAGGCGTCCAGATAGAATTTCTCACCGTTCCTTTCCATGGCCTGGTCGTTTTACCGGCCTGGATTAGCTTGCCAGTCACCGTTCTATGGCTGGTGGGCATGACCAACGCTATCAACTGGATTGATGGACTCGATGGTCTGGCCGCAGGCGTATCTGGGATTGCTGCCGTAGTCATGCTGGTGGCGAGTCTGTTTATGCACCAGCCGGCTGCTGCCCTGATTGCTGCTGCTTTGGCGGGAGGGGCCCTTGGCTTCCTGCGCTACAACTTTAACCCCGCCCAAATTTTTATGGGGGATGGGGGAGCTTACTATATGGGATTTACCCTGGCCGGTATTGGCGTTGTTGGCTTAGTGAAAAGTGTCACTACCGTTGCGGTGCTCCTGCCCTATTTGATTTTAGCCGTACCGATTTTGGACATGTTTGCCGTAATTGTCGATCGCCTGCGCAGCGGCAACTCTCCCTTCATTGCCGACAAACGCCACCTCCACCACCGCCTTTTGGAAGCTGGCCTATCCCATCGGCTCACGGTTCTGTTCATCTATTCTCTTACCCTATGGGTCGGTAGCCTCGCCCTGGCTTTTTCCAATATTCCCAGTGGCGTTGCCTATGCGATCGCTGCCACGGTGCTATTTGCCTATATTGGCTGGAAAGCAAAACGCCACGCTCGCTCTCGTTCCAGCAGCTAA
- the glyA gene encoding serine hydroxymethyltransferase — MTQTNADFLNQSDPVVAEILQQELQRQREHLELIASENFTSAAVLAAQGSVLTNKYAEGLPRKRYYGGCEFIDRVEQVAIDRAKELFGAAHANVQPHSGAQANFAVFLALLQPGDTIMGMDLSHGGHLTHGSPVNVSGKWFKVCHYGVSPETEQLDYDNIRDLALQHKPKLIICGYSAYPRIIHFDRFRAIADEVGAYLLADIAHIAGLVASGHHPNPLPYCDVVTTTTHKTLRGPRGGLILTRDPELGKQFDKAVFPGTQGGPLEHVIAGKAVAFGEALQPAFKTYSAQVIQNAQAMATQLQARGIKIVSNGTDNHLMLLDLRSISMTGKRADQLVSGVNITANKNTVPFDPESPFVTSGLRLGSPAMTTRGMGVPEFTEIANIIADRLLNPDDEAVAEQCRQRVASLCDRFPLYPHLQATQPTPALV, encoded by the coding sequence GTGACTCAGACTAACGCAGATTTTTTGAACCAGTCCGACCCAGTTGTAGCAGAAATTCTTCAGCAGGAGCTACAGCGCCAGCGCGAACACCTAGAGCTGATTGCTAGCGAAAACTTTACCTCCGCTGCCGTCCTAGCAGCTCAAGGCTCGGTTTTAACTAACAAATATGCTGAAGGGCTCCCCCGCAAGCGCTACTATGGCGGCTGTGAATTTATCGATCGCGTTGAGCAAGTTGCTATCGATCGCGCCAAGGAACTCTTCGGTGCAGCCCATGCCAACGTCCAGCCCCACTCTGGCGCACAAGCCAACTTCGCTGTCTTCCTAGCGCTTTTGCAGCCCGGCGACACGATTATGGGCATGGATCTATCCCATGGCGGCCACCTCACCCATGGCTCGCCCGTGAATGTATCGGGCAAGTGGTTTAAGGTTTGCCACTACGGCGTCAGCCCCGAAACCGAACAGCTCGACTACGACAATATTCGTGACCTAGCCCTGCAGCACAAGCCCAAGCTGATCATCTGTGGCTACTCCGCCTATCCCCGCATCATCCACTTCGATCGCTTCCGGGCGATCGCCGATGAAGTAGGTGCCTACCTGCTTGCCGATATTGCCCATATTGCTGGGCTTGTGGCCAGCGGTCACCATCCCAACCCTCTTCCCTATTGCGATGTCGTCACCACCACCACCCACAAAACTCTGCGTGGCCCTCGGGGCGGTCTGATTCTCACCCGCGATCCCGAACTGGGCAAACAGTTTGACAAAGCCGTGTTCCCTGGCACCCAAGGTGGGCCTCTAGAACATGTGATTGCTGGTAAAGCCGTGGCCTTTGGCGAAGCCCTCCAGCCCGCCTTTAAGACCTACTCTGCCCAGGTCATTCAAAACGCCCAGGCTATGGCCACTCAGCTCCAGGCTCGCGGCATCAAGATTGTCTCCAATGGCACCGATAACCACCTCATGCTTTTGGACTTACGCTCTATTAGCATGACCGGCAAGCGCGCCGATCAACTGGTGAGCGGCGTCAACATCACCGCCAACAAAAACACCGTGCCCTTCGATCCCGAATCTCCCTTCGTAACCAGCGGACTACGGCTTGGCTCCCCCGCCATGACCACCCGTGGCATGGGTGTACCGGAATTCACAGAGATCGCTAACATCATCGCCGATCGCCTCCTGAATCCCGACGATGAAGCCGTAGCAGAGCAATGCCGTCAGCGCGTGGCCTCCCTCTGCGATCGCTTCCCCCTCTACCCCCACTTGCAGGCCACTCAGCCTACACCGGCGTTGGTCTAG
- a CDS encoding Tic20 family protein: MTWRSSTTTVSDRIFACLPYLLPLIEGLTLGRFIFAQFPALQVVLIPIFPILQLYSSIPFAGLIIFFALLLLVVRNPSISHFIRFNTMQAIMIDIIIIVSSLILSLLGNGLSTGLIGETVNNVLFLGMIAAVGYSVVQSALGRYAEIPTISDAVNLQVR, encoded by the coding sequence ATGACGTGGCGTAGTTCAACAACCACCGTGAGCGATCGCATTTTTGCCTGCCTACCCTACCTTCTACCGTTGATTGAAGGGCTGACGCTAGGGCGCTTCATCTTTGCTCAGTTTCCGGCGCTGCAGGTGGTGCTCATTCCAATTTTTCCGATCCTGCAACTGTATAGCAGCATTCCCTTTGCGGGGCTGATTATCTTCTTTGCTCTACTGCTGTTGGTGGTGCGTAACCCGTCCATTAGCCACTTCATTCGCTTCAACACCATGCAGGCGATCATGATCGATATCATTATCATCGTCAGCAGCTTGATCCTCAGCCTGCTGGGCAATGGACTGAGCACCGGGTTGATTGGCGAAACCGTCAACAATGTGCTGTTCTTGGGCATGATCGCGGCGGTTGGCTATTCGGTGGTGCAGTCGGCCCTAGGTCGCTATGCCGAAATTCCAACGATTTCTGATGCAGTCAATCTACAGGTGCGCTAG
- a CDS encoding GNAT family N-acetyltransferase, which produces MIIRTATIDDSSDLEAIFVHAVTTLAPEYYSPEQVQAWAATPQDSDRFQHWLQDGRVWVAQEGDRILGFVGLMDDGLVSALFVHGDYGRQGIGSRLLSTAITWAQQHQLLNLRAEASELSRPLFAKFGFHTDGTETVTRGGVVFHRALMSYTMPPTEPNAASAPVD; this is translated from the coding sequence ATGATTATTCGCACCGCCACTATCGACGACAGCTCTGACCTCGAAGCGATCTTCGTCCACGCCGTGACAACCTTGGCTCCTGAGTACTATAGTCCCGAGCAAGTCCAAGCCTGGGCCGCCACCCCCCAAGACAGCGATCGCTTTCAGCATTGGCTGCAAGACGGCCGGGTATGGGTCGCTCAGGAGGGCGATCGCATTCTAGGGTTTGTCGGTCTCATGGACGATGGCTTAGTGAGCGCCCTCTTTGTCCATGGCGACTATGGACGGCAAGGGATTGGATCGCGCCTGCTGTCCACGGCCATCACCTGGGCTCAACAGCACCAGCTCCTTAACCTGCGCGCCGAAGCCAGCGAACTAAGTCGCCCCCTGTTTGCCAAGTTTGGGTTTCACACCGATGGCACTGAAACCGTGACTCGCGGGGGTGTGGTTTTCCATCGCGCCCTCATGAGCTACACCATGCCCCCGACTGAACCCAATGCAGCTAGCGCACCTGTAGATTGA
- a CDS encoding tetratricopeptide repeat protein → MLIKRPNLGFLPTVLPLLLACLLWLMPGAAWGQAIPEELPSADQDAVEQLRDQAFTATNAGDFATAEAYWTDLLEQLPDNPALWSNRGNARVSQNKLEEAIADYNQAIRLAPSAPDPYLNRGTALEGLGKFQEAIADYNRVLELEPNDPAAYNNRGNAQAGLGNWQEAIADYKMAADLAPEYAFAQANHALALYQVGETEDALRQMRNLVRKYPRFADMRAALTAALWVTGQLGEAESNWVAAIGLDRRYKDIQWVETTRRWPPTMVDALRRFITLQ, encoded by the coding sequence ATGCTTATCAAACGCCCCAATCTGGGATTTCTACCCACCGTTTTACCCCTACTGCTCGCCTGCCTGTTGTGGCTAATGCCAGGCGCTGCTTGGGGGCAGGCTATCCCCGAAGAGCTACCCAGCGCCGACCAAGACGCTGTTGAACAACTCCGCGATCAGGCCTTCACCGCCACCAATGCTGGCGACTTTGCCACCGCCGAAGCCTATTGGACAGACCTGCTAGAGCAACTGCCCGACAATCCTGCCCTATGGAGTAATCGTGGCAATGCTCGGGTGAGCCAAAATAAACTCGAAGAGGCGATCGCCGACTATAACCAGGCCATCCGCCTGGCCCCCAGTGCTCCGGATCCCTACCTGAATCGCGGTACGGCCCTAGAAGGGTTAGGCAAATTCCAAGAGGCGATCGCTGACTACAACCGCGTTCTAGAACTCGAACCCAACGATCCCGCCGCTTACAACAATCGCGGTAATGCCCAAGCGGGTCTAGGCAACTGGCAAGAAGCGATCGCCGACTACAAAATGGCTGCCGACCTCGCCCCTGAATACGCGTTTGCCCAAGCTAATCACGCCCTTGCTCTGTACCAAGTGGGCGAAACCGAAGACGCCCTGCGGCAGATGCGCAATCTGGTACGCAAATATCCCCGCTTTGCCGACATGCGCGCCGCCCTCACCGCCGCCCTCTGGGTCACGGGACAGCTAGGCGAAGCCGAGAGCAACTGGGTGGCCGCCATCGGTCTTGATCGCCGCTACAAAGATATTCAATGGGTAGAAACCACTCGCCGCTGGCCGCCTACCATGGTGGACGCCCTCCGACGATTTATCACCCTGCAGTAA
- a CDS encoding DUF697 domain-containing protein: protein MIDSSQNWAASGDSADDLRDLDAVIDDVQSLQHDLSYQLAQDTLRQLVQQLDLTPREQAGLSHEIEQLTAMQTKLEQQVVHIAVFGMVGRGKSSLLNALLGQEVFATGAVHGVTKMVQGAAWQVSQEAIAGCDQDLLTVSLPGVGGSRIELLDTPGLDEVGGEAREVLARQIAQQADLILFVVAGDITQVEYQALSQLREASKPMLLVFNKVDHYPPGDRQAIYETIRDRRVRDLLSPEEIVMTAAAPVVTQATRRADGSLAMHQTQGTPQVDDLKLRILNLLHREGRSLVALNTLLYADTLNDQLVRRKLEIRDRSAEDIIWSASIAKAMAIALNPVTALDLVGGAAVDLTMIVVLSKLYGIPMTEHGALNLLKTIALGMGGIPLSELLATLGLSSLKGLLGLAAPATAGLSLGAYIPVAIAQGSVAGVASYSIGQVAKVYLANGATWSDTAPKAVVQDILETLDETSILNRIKTELAAKLGQPRATSDK, encoded by the coding sequence TTGATCGATTCATCGCAAAACTGGGCAGCATCTGGAGATTCGGCGGATGATCTACGGGATTTGGATGCGGTCATTGACGATGTGCAGTCTCTCCAGCATGATCTCAGCTATCAGCTCGCCCAAGATACGCTACGGCAGCTTGTGCAACAGCTTGACTTGACGCCCCGAGAGCAGGCAGGGTTGAGCCACGAGATTGAACAACTCACGGCCATGCAGACCAAGCTAGAACAGCAGGTGGTGCATATTGCTGTGTTTGGCATGGTGGGGCGGGGGAAGTCGTCGTTGCTGAATGCGCTGCTGGGGCAGGAGGTGTTTGCCACGGGTGCCGTGCATGGGGTGACGAAGATGGTGCAGGGAGCGGCTTGGCAGGTGTCTCAGGAGGCGATCGCCGGCTGTGATCAGGATCTTTTGACGGTTTCATTACCGGGGGTTGGCGGATCCCGGATTGAGCTGCTGGATACGCCGGGTCTGGATGAAGTGGGCGGCGAAGCGCGGGAAGTTTTGGCGCGGCAAATTGCCCAACAGGCGGATCTGATTCTGTTTGTGGTGGCCGGGGATATTACCCAGGTGGAATATCAGGCCCTGTCGCAGTTGCGGGAGGCCAGTAAGCCGATGCTGCTGGTGTTCAACAAGGTAGATCACTACCCACCGGGCGATCGCCAGGCTATTTATGAAACGATTCGCGATCGCCGCGTGCGGGACTTGCTATCGCCCGAAGAAATTGTCATGACGGCGGCGGCTCCAGTGGTGACCCAAGCAACGCGGCGGGCGGATGGCAGTCTGGCCATGCATCAAACCCAGGGCACACCGCAGGTAGATGACCTGAAGCTGAGGATTCTCAACCTGCTACATCGGGAGGGGCGATCGCTGGTAGCGCTGAATACGCTGCTCTATGCCGATACGCTGAATGACCAGCTCGTGCGTCGTAAGCTGGAGATCCGCGATCGCAGTGCGGAGGACATTATCTGGAGTGCGTCGATTGCCAAGGCAATGGCGATCGCCCTCAATCCAGTCACAGCGCTGGATCTCGTGGGGGGAGCAGCGGTGGATTTGACGATGATCGTGGTGCTCTCGAAGCTCTACGGCATTCCCATGACGGAGCATGGAGCTCTGAATCTATTGAAAACCATTGCCCTAGGCATGGGGGGAATTCCCTTGAGTGAGCTCTTGGCCACCTTGGGACTCAGTTCACTGAAGGGGCTGCTTGGCTTGGCCGCTCCAGCCACCGCCGGGCTGTCTCTGGGGGCCTATATTCCCGTGGCGATCGCCCAAGGTAGCGTGGCCGGAGTCGCGTCCTACAGTATTGGCCAAGTGGCGAAGGTGTATTTAGCCAATGGAGCCACTTGGAGCGACACGGCCCCCAAGGCGGTGGTGCAGGATATTTTGGAAACCCTGGATGAAACGTCGATTCTCAACCGAATTAAAACGGAGCTGGCAGCTAAGCTGGGGCAGCCTAGGGCAACGTCTGACAAATGA
- a CDS encoding alanine--glyoxylate aminotransferase family protein, whose translation MDDKLMLMIPGPTPVPEQVLQALGKHPIGHRSGDFSAIMAEVTEGLKWLHQTQNDVLVLTASGTGAMEAGIINVLSPGDRVLAGCNGKFGDRWAEVCEAYGLNVERVTAEWGKPLEAEQFRTLLEADTEKTIKAVILTHSETSTGVLNDLEAINQVVKAHGALIIVDAVTSLGACSLPIDEWGLDIVGSGSQKGYMIPPGLSFVAVSPKAWAAYETAKLPRYYLDLGKYRKSAVKNTNPFTPAINLIVALQAALRMMKAEGLETIFARHARQRAATRAAIAALNLPLFAPDSHASPAVTAVMPSGVDAEQLRSIVRKQFDIALAGGQDHLKGKIFRIGHLGFVSDRDILTVIAAIEAALQALHAEGFTPGAGVSAAAKVLNG comes from the coding sequence ATGGACGATAAGTTGATGTTGATGATTCCGGGGCCCACACCCGTTCCGGAACAAGTTTTGCAAGCCCTAGGTAAACATCCTATTGGTCATCGCAGCGGTGATTTTTCCGCAATTATGGCGGAGGTGACAGAAGGATTAAAATGGCTGCACCAAACCCAAAATGATGTGCTGGTGCTCACCGCCAGCGGTACCGGAGCCATGGAAGCCGGTATTATTAACGTCCTTAGCCCTGGCGATCGCGTCTTGGCGGGCTGCAACGGTAAATTTGGCGATCGCTGGGCTGAAGTATGCGAAGCCTATGGTCTCAACGTCGAGCGGGTGACGGCCGAATGGGGCAAGCCTCTCGAAGCAGAGCAGTTCCGCACCCTGCTAGAAGCGGATACCGAGAAAACCATTAAGGCCGTCATTCTCACCCACAGCGAAACCTCCACCGGCGTGCTGAATGACCTGGAAGCCATTAACCAAGTCGTGAAAGCCCATGGAGCGCTGATTATCGTTGATGCGGTCACCAGCCTCGGAGCTTGCTCCTTGCCCATCGATGAATGGGGTTTAGACATCGTCGGCTCCGGTTCCCAAAAAGGCTACATGATTCCCCCAGGGCTCAGCTTTGTTGCTGTTAGCCCCAAGGCTTGGGCCGCCTACGAAACCGCCAAGCTCCCCCGCTACTACTTAGATCTTGGCAAATATCGTAAATCAGCGGTCAAAAACACCAATCCCTTCACCCCCGCCATCAATCTGATCGTGGCCCTGCAAGCCGCCCTGCGGATGATGAAAGCCGAAGGATTGGAGACCATCTTTGCCCGCCACGCCCGTCAGCGTGCCGCCACCCGTGCCGCGATCGCTGCCCTCAATTTGCCTCTCTTTGCTCCAGATTCCCACGCTAGCCCGGCGGTTACGGCCGTCATGCCCAGCGGCGTGGATGCCGAACAGCTTCGCTCGATCGTGCGCAAGCAGTTTGACATTGCCCTAGCCGGTGGTCAGGATCACCTCAAAGGCAAGATTTTCCGCATTGGTCACCTCGGCTTTGTCAGCGATCGCGATATTTTGACCGTGATCGCCGCCATCGAAGCAGCCCTACAAGCCCTCCATGCTGAAGGCTTTACCCCCGGCGCGGGAGTTAGCGCTGCGGCTAAGGTACTGAATGGCTAG